The following are encoded in a window of Variovorax paradoxus genomic DNA:
- a CDS encoding M15 family metallopeptidase, with translation MIFFTLFCYFALMVAALAIFLFPSFRDRVLRATVSISTAIAFFFIGIGRRLGFVSEASFQLMRESGSGVRTFAVRHRYLLLSGMGLLIVPVLLSVTFGSGRVLFFDDWAATSDPKIEALLQGEQLVPPQPLPPEVFATAEVEQIRPLTKEGSRDWAALDVDFRNRLLLVYKIMKEKHGYDLALLEGYRSPERQAKLAALGNTVTMAKANQSYHQYGLAADNAFYRNGKLVISEKDPWAMEGYRLYGEAAESVGLVWGGRWSFRDYGHVEYRKPGFKLSRN, from the coding sequence TTGATCTTCTTCACTCTCTTTTGTTATTTTGCCTTGATGGTGGCTGCACTTGCCATCTTCTTGTTCCCTTCTTTTCGTGACCGTGTGTTGCGAGCGACGGTCTCCATTTCTACTGCTATTGCATTCTTTTTTATTGGAATAGGACGCCGCCTCGGTTTTGTGTCCGAAGCAAGTTTTCAGTTGATGCGCGAGAGTGGCTCAGGAGTGCGTACTTTTGCCGTAAGGCATCGCTACTTGTTGTTGTCGGGCATGGGCCTGCTTATCGTGCCGGTGTTGTTAAGTGTGACTTTCGGAAGTGGCCGCGTTCTCTTCTTCGATGACTGGGCTGCGACAAGCGACCCGAAAATCGAGGCCTTGCTCCAAGGCGAGCAGCTGGTGCCGCCGCAGCCGTTGCCGCCCGAGGTGTTTGCCACTGCAGAGGTCGAGCAGATTCGTCCGCTGACGAAAGAAGGCAGTCGGGACTGGGCTGCGCTCGATGTGGACTTTCGTAATCGTTTGCTGCTCGTCTACAAGATCATGAAAGAAAAGCACGGCTACGACCTCGCATTGCTCGAGGGTTATCGCAGCCCGGAACGACAAGCCAAACTTGCTGCATTGGGCAATACAGTGACCATGGCAAAGGCGAATCAAAGCTATCATCAGTATGGACTTGCGGCAGACAACGCGTTCTATCGCAATGGCAAGCTGGTGATCTCTGAAAAAGATCCATGGGCCATGGAAGGCTATCGCCTCTATGGCGAAGCGGCCGAGTCCGTGGGCTTGGTGTGGGGTGGTCGATGGTCCTTCAGGGACTACGGTCACGTGGAGTACCGCAAGCCGGGATTTAAATTGTCACGCAACTGA
- a CDS encoding PAAR domain-containing protein codes for MGEDQPDADNDRPWIVLHDKTDHGGFVITASENTSIDDRRVARIGDMVSCPRPGHGINPIVTGSDCVTLDGRRVARHGDRAACGCRLLSSQIASASE; via the coding sequence ATGGGTGAGGATCAACCCGACGCCGACAACGATCGGCCGTGGATCGTTCTGCATGACAAGACCGACCACGGCGGCTTCGTGATCACCGCGTCCGAAAACACAAGCATCGACGACCGGCGCGTGGCGCGCATCGGCGACATGGTGTCGTGCCCACGGCCCGGCCATGGCATCAACCCCATCGTGACAGGCAGCGACTGCGTCACGCTCGACGGCCGACGCGTGGCGCGCCACGGCGACCGGGCGGCCTGCGGCTGCAGGTTGCTGTCCAGCCAGATCGCTTCCGCGTCCGAATGA